A part of Scleropages formosus chromosome 3, fSclFor1.1, whole genome shotgun sequence genomic DNA contains:
- the urod gene encoding uroporphyrinogen decarboxylase → MTQDSLYLPKDFPELKNDSFLRAACGEETQHVPVWCMRQAGRYLPEFRETRAAKDFFETCRSPEACCELTLQPLRRFPLDAAIIFSDILVVPQAMGMDVQMVPGKGPTFPEPLKEPDDLQRLRAKVDVATELDYVFKAITLTRHKIEGKVPLIGFTGAPWTLMTYMIEGGGSTTHSKAKRWLYLYPEASHKLLKQLTDIIVEYLLGQVEAGAQALQVFESHTGCLGPAEFKEFSLPYLRDIARRVKDKLKDSGLDNVPMIVFAKDGHYALEDLSESHYEVMGLDWTIDPRSARERTGGKVSLQGNMDPCALYAPKEQIGEIVKRMLEGFGTRGYIANLGHGLYPDMDPEHVGAFVEAVHTHSQRLLKLK, encoded by the exons ATGACTCAGGACAGCCTGTATCT GCCAAAGGACTTCCCAGAGTTGAAGAACGACTCGTTCCTACGTGCCGCGTGTGGCGAAGAGACCCAGCACGTGCCTGTGTGGTGCATGAGGCAGGCGGGACGCTACCTGCCCG AATTCCGCGAGACCAGGGCCGCCAAGGATTTCTTTGAGACGTGTCGCTCGCCGGAGGCCTGCTGTGAGCTCACCTTGCAA CCACTGAGACGGTTCCCGCTTGATGCTGCCATCATCTTTTCTGAcatcttggtggtcccacag GCTATGGGGATGGACGTCCAGATGGTCCCTGGAAAGGGTCCCACGTTCCCAGAGCCCCTGAAGGAACCAGATGACCTTCAGCGCCTGAGGGCCAAGGTGGACGTGGCCACTGAGTTAGACTATGTTTTCAAGGCCATCACGCTTACTCGGCATAAGATCGAGGGGAAGGTGCCACTGATTGGCTTCACTGGTGCACCG TGGACCCTCATGACCTACATGATTGAAGGGGGTGGCTCCACCACCCACTCCAAGGCCAAGCGTTGGCTTTACCTTTACCCTGAGGCCAGTCACAAGctgctgaagcagctgacagacATCATTGTCGAGTACCTGTTGGGACAGGTGGAAGCTGGGGCACAG GCTTTGCAGGTGTTTGAGTCCCATACAGGCTGCTTGGGGCCTGCAGAGTTCAAGGAATTCTCCCTGCCGTATCTTCGTGATATTGCACGAAGAGTTAAGGACAAACTCAAGGATTCAGGCTTGGACAATGTACCCATG ATTGTGTTTGCAAAGGATGGTCACTACGCTTTGGAGGACCTCTCCGAGTCGCACTACGAGGTGATGGGTCTGGACTGGACCATTGACCCTCGGTCAGCAAG GGAGCGAACAGGAGGGAAAGTCAGCCTGCAGGGTAACATGGACCCTTGTGCACTCTATGCCCCCAAG GAGCAGATTGGAGAGATTGTGAAACGGATGCTGGAAGGTTTTGGCACCCGCGGATACATTGCCAACCTGGGCCATGGACTGTATCCCGACATGGATCCGGAGCACGTGGGGGCCTTCGTGGAAGCCGTCCACACCCACTCCCAGCGGCTCCTCAAGCTCAAATAA